From the Hydrogenispora ethanolica genome, the window AGTTCCCCCTCCGCCGGCTCCGCGAGTTCCGGCAGAGGATATTCCCGGCCCAGTTTCGTATATTTCCCCAGCCCGTAGCGGTGATATCCCAGGATGTCCACCTGTTCGACGGTAGCCAGGCGCTTGACAAACTCCAGGCGATCCCGGAATTCGGCTTCCCCGTCATTGACGCCCGGGATCACCACCAACCGCGCGATCATGGGAATGCCCCGCTCCGCGATCTTCAAGGCATTCTCCAGGATGAATTCATTCGCAGCGCCGGTATACTGGCGGTGTTTTTCGCTCCCCATCAGCTTGATGTCGTACAAAACCAGGTCGATCGCACCGAGGACCCCGGCAAAGTTCGACCACGGCGCCAATCCGGCGGTCTCCACGGCGGTATGGATATGTTTCTCTTGCAGCCTGCGGGCCAACTCCCCCACGAACTCCGGTTGCAAGAGCGGCTCGCCCCCGGAAAACGTGACGCCGCCCCCGGATGTTTCATAAAAAACCCGGTCTTTCAGGAGTTCGGCCAATGCTTCGGCCACTGTCAGCCGCTGCCCGACGCTTTCATAGACTCCGGCGGGGCAGACTGCGGCGCACCGGCCGCAGCCATCGCAGGAATTCCGGTCCAGCCGGATCGCCTCCGCCGGCCGGGTCAACGCTCCCCGGGGGCAGGCCGCCAGGCAAGCGCCGCAACCGATGCAGAGCTCCGGACGCTGAAACATCTCCGGCGCCGGATGGATCAATTCCGGATTGGAACACCAGCCGCACCGCAAGGAACAGCCTTTCAAAAATACCGTGTCCCGGATGCCTGGACCGTCCTTGGTCGAATACTTCTGAATCGCCGAGATAACTCCGGTAACGTTGTCATGCTCAGAAGCCATGATGTTCCGTCCGCTCAATGATCGCCTCCTGGACCTCGGGTATCAGGGAAGTGAAAAGCGCGCAGTACCCGGCGACCCGCACCATCAGATTGGGATACTGTTCCGGATTCCGCCTGGCAGCCCGCAAGGTCGCCGAATCGACGACGTTAAACTGCAGGTGAAAGTTGCCCAACCGGCGGCTGGCTTCGATGAATGAGACGAATTTATCCAGATTGCCATCATCGGCCAAAGCCTCGGGGGAAAACTTCATATTGAGCAGTTGCCCGCCGGCCATCCGCGAGTTCGGCAGCTTCGACACGGACTTGGCCACGGCGGTCGGCCCTTCGCGGTCCGCGCCCAAGCAAGGGGAAGCGCCTTCGTTCAACGGCTTCCCGGCCAGACGGCCGTCGGGGGTCGCTCCGACATCCATTCCGTAGGGAACATAGGAAGAAATGTTGGAGGTGGACATGGTATACCCGCAACCGATCGGCCCGCTGCCATCCCTTTCATTCCGGTAGGATGGCAGCAAATCCAGATAGGAGCGGTAAACATCGGCCACGATCCGGTCGGCTTCATCCCGGTCATTGCCGAATTTCGGCGCGTTCAAGGCGAGCCGCCGGATCCGGGCGTTCTTTTCGCCCTGCCAATTCTGGTCCAATGCCGCTTTCAATTCGGGGAACGTTACCAATTGATCGTCAAATACCAGTTTTTTCAGCGCGGCCAACGAATCTCCGACCACCGTCGTTCCGATGGTGGAATGGCTGACAAAGTCATATTCCGCCCCGCCCTCCTTCAAAGTCTTGCCCCGTTCGATGCAGCAGTCAATCAATGAGGAAGCGAACGGATCGGCGTCAAAGAGCTTCAGCGAACGGTCGCAGACATAATCGCTCTCCACCGCCAGGTCGGTATAGAATTTCAAGAATTTGCGCCAACCCTCCCATAGTTCCTCATAGGAACCGAAGTCAACCTGGCTTTCCTTCCGGCCGTTCACCGAGATCAACTGAATCCCGGTCCGCGGATCCACCCCGTTATTCAACAATAGTTCCAGGATCTTGCCGAAATTCATATAGGTCATCCCGGTGGCCCGGTGGCCCCATCTTCCGGGAATCGCCACCTCCACGCAGCCCATGGAGGCGTAATCTCTGGCGACTGTCTCGGGAATGCCGATGGAGCGCAAGGTTGCGATGACAGTCTCATCAGCAAACAGCGACGGCATGCCGAACCTCTCCCGGATCAGCCGGGCCGCCTCCCACAATAATTCTTTCGGAGTTCCTTCCCAGTAACGTACCGACAAGTTCGGCTCGGGCAAGCGCGATAAGGCCATGGCCCGCAAACAGAGGTAGGATAATTCGTTGGTCCCGTCGCTGCCGTCCGCTTTCATCCCTCCGACCATCAGGTTGGAGTAGAGCGGGTATCCGACGCCAAATTCGGTATGATCCCAGGGGCGTACTTTATTCAGGCTGTTCAGCTTGATGAAAAACAGGGCGATCAGTTCCAAGGCCTGCTCGTCGGTGAGCACCCCGCGCTCGATGTCCCGCTGATAAAAAGGGTACATGTATTGATCGAATCTGCCGAATGAGAAGGAATGGCCGTTGCTCTCGATCATCATGACCAGATGGGTGAAATAGACCAACAGCAACGCTTCATGGAACGACTGCGGCGCTTTCTCCAGGCCGCCCGCGCAGATCTCCGCGATCTGCGCCAACTCCCGCTGCCGGTGCGGATTGGTCGCAGTTTTTGCCAACTCCAGCGCTTTTTGCGCATATCTTCGCACAAATTGGCTGGCCGCTTGCAATGCGATAACCGACGCCTGGTAGAAATGGCGTTGCGACGGCTCCAGATCCCCATTCCCCAGCTTCGCTTGGGCCTGGCGCATCACTCCACCGTACCCCTGAGCCAATAACTTATCGTGATTGGGAATGATATGTCCGTCGCCGGACATGCTGATGCCGCCGCGATGGATCACATTCTGCTCTTCGGCCAGCTTATTGATTGCCGAAATGTTCCGCAGCACCTCGTCCTGGTGGGTCCGGCCCCGCCAATCGCCGTAGATGTCGCGAAGTTTCCGCTTGGTTTCATCCGAGATGGTGAAGACATCGCCGGTTCGCCGCTCAAACTGATCCAGCTCAGCGATGACCCAGGCGATGGAATATTCGGGAAAGATGGGCGCCGCCCTTCCGGCGCTAGCCTGATTCCCGACGATCAGCTGGTCCTCTTCGATATAAATGCTCATGCCGTTCAAAATCTGGGCGAGCGCTTTGGCCCGGCGTATGATCATCGGTTCCCCTTCCGTCTCCCGAAAGGACTCGGTGATCAACAACGCCCGTTCCGGACAGATGCTCGGAACCGTCCGCATCAGATCGTCGCGGACTTTCGTGACCCGTTGGTAGGATTCCTGATTCCAATCCTCCGCTATCATTTTCTGTCCCAGCATAAAACCCACTCCTTTGCAATGGTATTGGAATTCCTTTATTCAGTCTTCAGCAGCCGCATCAGCCGCTCGGAAACATCCAGGCTGAAGCGGCGGATGTAATCTTGCACATAAGCATCGATGTCCAACGCCGGGTTATCCACTAAAGGTTTCAAATTCATGCCCCAAATGTACGCCGAGGCTTCATCCACGCCGTGAGCTTCCAAGTAGGTCGCATTGGCCAATCTGCGGCCGGCCGTCGCCAGATCATAGCGTTTACCGCCGCCGATTTGGGAATCATGGACCCCAATCAGCGCCGCAGCGAGATTGGGACGCGAACTAACATCGAACATCACCTTGTCTTCATCATTCATCCAGTCCAACCCGCGCCATACTTCACACCCGTAGATCCGTTCGGGACGGAGGGCTTCGGGCAACCGCCGCAAGGCCTGGATCGTCCGCAAGGCCACACTGACATGGGTATCATGCTTATCCGCCAGATTATGGGTATAGATAACTTCCGGCCGGGCTGCCGCGACGATTTCGCTTAATTCCTCGAGAATATCGCAGTTCATAGAGTCTTTCACTTGACAGCTGGGATAATCCAATAAAGCCAAAGCGCCATATTCTCCCACGTAGGCGGCTTTCTTTTGTTCCGCCCGTCTCACCCGGCGCATGGCTTCGTCACAATATTCCGCATACAAATTAGCCCTGGCGCTGCCGGAACCATCCCCTACCACTACTCCCATAAACCATTGATCCGCTTTGGCAAAACATTGCAATATCCCGTGATAAGCCATGATCTCCAGATCATCCTGATGGGCTGCGATCGCCATGTGAGTGGTCCGCCCGATCGCCTCCGGAACCGGCTCCCGGTCCGGCACGAATAGCTCCGCGCCGCAGTTTTTGAACTTCATCCGTGCTTCTCCTTTCCGGCTTTCTCTTAATCTCCGCCGTTTTGAAATATACGATCACTTCGCCGCTCCCAAATTGATTATAATAAAAGCAACATCATTAGTCAATTATTTTTGTTTTATTTTGTTGTATTCATTCTGGCAGACTATCCTGAAATCAGCGAATAGGTTTGTATTTAGTGTTTGAACGATTGGATTTTGCTCCATCGAAAAAACGATCACACGGATCGTTCCCGTACGCTGTAATCCCATAACTCATGTTTACTTTTGTTGCTTTGCATGATACAATGAGCAAAGACCCCATCCAGCGTTTGAGAAAGGACGGCGTTCCCGTGCCGACTGCCGAGAGAAGAATCAAAATCTTTAATCTACTGGTGGAGAAAAAATCAGTGGAAGTGAATGAGCTGGCCAATCGCTTTGGCGTTTCCACCATGACCATTCGCAGAGACTTGGCGATGCTTGAAAAGCAGGGCATCGTCACGACCAATTACGGCGGAGCGTATCTCAATGAGGGTACTGCCATTGAACCGAGTTTTTCCTTAAAATACGGGCAAATGACGGAAGCCAAAAATAAGATGGGGCTGGCTGCGGCGGACCTCGTGCAAAACGGGGATTCTCTTTTCATCGATTGCGGAACCACCACGATGCAGCTGGCGAAGCATCTTCAAGCGAAAAAGGTCACCGTCATTACCAACTCTTTGGTAGTTAGTAATTTGTTGCAGACCAACTCAAAGATTAAATTAATCATGGCGCCAGGCGTCTATGACCCGAAATCAGCCGGTTTTTTAGGGCCGTTGACCATCGATTTTCTGCAAAAATTCAATGTCGATAAAGCGTTTATCGGGGCGCAAGGTTTTGATAGCGAAAGCGGAGCCACGGTTCCTGATGAGATCGATGCCGAAGTAAAAAAGGCGTTCTGTCGAAACTCCAAACAACGGATTTTGATGGTGGGCTACGAAAAGTTGGGCGTCAGCTGCCTGGCTAAATTCGCCGATATAACGGAGATCGACTGCTTGATCTCGGATGAAAACGCTTCCCGGGACGAGGTGGGCTTCATTCTAGGAAAAGGGGTTCAAGTGATTTTGGCGCGGTAATAAGCGGATGGATTCCTCGAAAAACCGATTACCAAAACACGACCGGGTAAAAACCCGGTCGTGTTTGGCAATGAATAAAAATTTGTCATCCCGCCGCTTCTTCCTGAAAAAGCATCCGAAAAAGGTTGGGATACCGCTCCGTGACGTGTTTGAGCCGGTAGGGCGGCCGGAGCCGGGTCTTTAGCAAGCCCCGCAACGAACGCTTCCGCTGGCTGAAATACCAGAATCCCACCATCTCATAGAGTTCTTGATAGTTCCGATTGCGCAACTTGATATTCCGCGGCAAACCGTGCGCATACAGAACCTCCATAAACTCGGCCTCCGCCAGGCTATCGGTGGCGGATGAGACTTTCTGGCGGATCACGTGATACCCGCGCTGCTCAAGATGCTCCTGAAACTTATCGAAGATTTCGCCGCGGCATAACTGAATCGGTTCCTGGTTGGTGATGGCAAGTTCCGTAAAGGCGGCTTTTAAGAGTTCGGTTGCAAACGATATCCGATTCTCAACCTGCGGCGGGATATAAAGGAAGCGGGCCGACCCCGTCTCCAGATGATGAATGACCAGAACCTCGGGACCGATAAAACAACCGCCGCCGGCATCGTCGATCTCAATCATCCGCGCATGTTCCTTCCTGCTTTCGTGATTTCGTCCTATCGATTCAGTCAACCGGATGCAATACCGAAACATAATCCGTTACTTACCCGATCATACACCTGCTTTTGTAATGTTTCAAGTAGCAGCAAATAGAAAAATACCAATTCATGGTCTTAAAGCAGTTATTTGGGCAGGAAATCACGGAAAAAATGCCGAATCAACCTAAAACTAATGCGCGTTTCTCGGCAATTACCATGTGCAGGCTCGACGCGGCGCGCATAAAGGGAACCGGTAAGATAAAAAATATCAACAAAATGAGGTGTCTGGAATTTCACGGCAAATCAAGGCGTTCCTCTTCGACATGGACGGCGTAATCACCGATACGGTCGAATATCATTATCAATCCTGGAAAAAGCTCTGCGCAGCCGAGGATATCCCGTTTACCGCGGCGGACAACCGGGATTTACTGGGACTCTCCCGCGAGGATTCCCTGCAGTTGCTGCTGGACCGGTATCACCGGAAAGTCTCTCCGGAGCATTTCCGATATCTCTATGAACGCAAGAACCAGCTCTTTCTGGAGCTGGTCGCCGGCATGACCGCAGCCGACCTGTTGCCCGGAGTCCGGGAGTTTCTGGACGAACTGGCGGAAAGCGGCCTCAAGATTGCAGTCGCCTCGTCCAGCCGGAATACCCAATGCATTCTGGAGCGGCTGGGGATCGCCGAACGTTTCGCGGCCATCGTCAATTCCAGCATGGTCGAACGGGCCAAGCCGGCCCCGGACCTGTTCCTGCACGCCGCCGCCCAACTCCAAGTGGTTCCGGAGGAAGCAGTGGTCATCGAAGACTCGGCGGCCGGAATCAGCGCCGCCCACCAGGCCGGAATGCTGGTCGTCGGCATTGGCCCGCGGGAACAGGTCGGCCCGGCCAATCTGATCTTTCCTTCCCTGGCCGAGGTCCGGT encodes:
- the pgmB gene encoding beta-phosphoglucomutase, which encodes MSGISRQIKAFLFDMDGVITDTVEYHYQSWKKLCAAEDIPFTAADNRDLLGLSREDSLQLLLDRYHRKVSPEHFRYLYERKNQLFLELVAGMTAADLLPGVREFLDELAESGLKIAVASSSRNTQCILERLGIAERFAAIVNSSMVERAKPAPDLFLHAAAQLQVVPEEAVVIEDSAAGISAAHQAGMLVVGIGPREQVGPANLIFPSLAEVRLPSLVAALQNLREVSLP
- a CDS encoding glycyl-radical enzyme activating protein, whose protein sequence is MSGRNIMASEHDNVTGVISAIQKYSTKDGPGIRDTVFLKGCSLRCGWCSNPELIHPAPEMFQRPELCIGCGACLAACPRGALTRPAEAIRLDRNSCDGCGRCAAVCPAGVYESVGQRLTVAEALAELLKDRVFYETSGGGVTFSGGEPLLQPEFVGELARRLQEKHIHTAVETAGLAPWSNFAGVLGAIDLVLYDIKLMGSEKHRQYTGAANEFILENALKIAERGIPMIARLVVIPGVNDGEAEFRDRLEFVKRLATVEQVDILGYHRYGLGKYTKLGREYPLPELAEPAEGELKKMKLIAEAYGFRTTLGGS
- a CDS encoding glycyl radical protein — encoded protein: MLGQKMIAEDWNQESYQRVTKVRDDLMRTVPSICPERALLITESFRETEGEPMIIRRAKALAQILNGMSIYIEEDQLIVGNQASAGRAAPIFPEYSIAWVIAELDQFERRTGDVFTISDETKRKLRDIYGDWRGRTHQDEVLRNISAINKLAEEQNVIHRGGISMSGDGHIIPNHDKLLAQGYGGVMRQAQAKLGNGDLEPSQRHFYQASVIALQAASQFVRRYAQKALELAKTATNPHRQRELAQIAEICAGGLEKAPQSFHEALLLVYFTHLVMMIESNGHSFSFGRFDQYMYPFYQRDIERGVLTDEQALELIALFFIKLNSLNKVRPWDHTEFGVGYPLYSNLMVGGMKADGSDGTNELSYLCLRAMALSRLPEPNLSVRYWEGTPKELLWEAARLIRERFGMPSLFADETVIATLRSIGIPETVARDYASMGCVEVAIPGRWGHRATGMTYMNFGKILELLLNNGVDPRTGIQLISVNGRKESQVDFGSYEELWEGWRKFLKFYTDLAVESDYVCDRSLKLFDADPFASSLIDCCIERGKTLKEGGAEYDFVSHSTIGTTVVGDSLAALKKLVFDDQLVTFPELKAALDQNWQGEKNARIRRLALNAPKFGNDRDEADRIVADVYRSYLDLLPSYRNERDGSGPIGCGYTMSTSNISSYVPYGMDVGATPDGRLAGKPLNEGASPCLGADREGPTAVAKSVSKLPNSRMAGGQLLNMKFSPEALADDGNLDKFVSFIEASRRLGNFHLQFNVVDSATLRAARRNPEQYPNLMVRVAGYCALFTSLIPEVQEAIIERTEHHGF
- a CDS encoding PIG-L deacetylase family protein; translated protein: MKFKNCGAELFVPDREPVPEAIGRTTHMAIAAHQDDLEIMAYHGILQCFAKADQWFMGVVVGDGSGSARANLYAEYCDEAMRRVRRAEQKKAAYVGEYGALALLDYPSCQVKDSMNCDILEELSEIVAAARPEVIYTHNLADKHDTHVSVALRTIQALRRLPEALRPERIYGCEVWRGLDWMNDEDKVMFDVSSRPNLAAALIGVHDSQIGGGKRYDLATAGRRLANATYLEAHGVDEASAYIWGMNLKPLVDNPALDIDAYVQDYIRRFSLDVSERLMRLLKTE
- a CDS encoding DeoR/GlpR family DNA-binding transcription regulator gives rise to the protein MSKDPIQRLRKDGVPVPTAERRIKIFNLLVEKKSVEVNELANRFGVSTMTIRRDLAMLEKQGIVTTNYGGAYLNEGTAIEPSFSLKYGQMTEAKNKMGLAAADLVQNGDSLFIDCGTTTMQLAKHLQAKKVTVITNSLVVSNLLQTNSKIKLIMAPGVYDPKSAGFLGPLTIDFLQKFNVDKAFIGAQGFDSESGATVPDEIDAEVKKAFCRNSKQRILMVGYEKLGVSCLAKFADITEIDCLISDENASRDEVGFILGKGVQVILAR